One Ovis aries strain OAR_USU_Benz2616 breed Rambouillet chromosome 4, ARS-UI_Ramb_v3.0, whole genome shotgun sequence DNA window includes the following coding sequences:
- the LOC132659685 gene encoding uncharacterized LOC128031837 homolog encodes MYRFRSQLFTGISAAAIAHSYPRRFSPLLLAEDSPLSRPSHRRTSKKCSSIG; translated from the coding sequence ATGTATCGTTTCCGATCACAGCTCTTCACGGGGATTTCTGCTGCCGCCATCGCCCACTCTTACCCGCGCCGCTTCTCGCCTCTGTTGTTAGCCGAAGACTCGCCTCTCAGCCGCCCGTCGCACAGACGCACGAGTAAAAAGTGCAGCTCCATCGGCTGA